From Numida meleagris isolate 19003 breed g44 Domestic line chromosome 4, NumMel1.0, whole genome shotgun sequence, the proteins below share one genomic window:
- the SAMD7 gene encoding sterile alpha motif domain-containing protein 7 has protein sequence MAAGELRQRQEMLMRNQLMAVNPQLMGTAQQRMQAIPSQFEPRLVDRDLLPSTEMTAAADPRQIHIASHLGPAVPPHGNMPNLLSNRIYPGPGYGFLQPESMEAVARRQELVQKQNIARMEMEMSAIFQQKEMEKAHRKGLLSLEAPFLYHGMPASPIAFRGRHRLPEGHLPSDLYVHRTTLDEIHGNTMLMATSPYPPVSTLQRERGRRPGRRAANHKAADCGANGTKSQAEDKTTDLASTAVDDEKEDKKEAEVETPNKLEQSKNQTEPSAAAKNCKELEQGLRKNCATHEISAETNSCNNTSEKESNSSCAAFDDKYMYPSAIPFSALPYGFPVPSNPLLPPGAHGLILNGEDISTIEDIRKWTVDDVYNFIISLPGCSDYAQLFKDHAIDGETLPLLTEEHLLDTLGLKLGPALKIRSQVLSNVPKPASHRDVRDSEVSKMIFFPNKTTFFFLLISSSL, from the exons ATGGCAGCAGGAG AACTGCGGCAGCGACAAGAGATGCTCATGAGGAACCAGCTGATGGCAGTGAACCCTCAGCTGATgggcacagcccagcagagaaTGCAGGCGATCCCCTCCCAGTTCGAGCCTCGGCTGGTGGACAG agATTTGTTACCTTCAACTGAAATGACGGCCGCAGCCGACCCGAGACAAATTCATATCGCGTCCCACCTGGGGCCCGCGGTCCCACCTCATGGGAACATGCCCAACCTGCTGTCCAACCGCATCTACCCGGGCCCAG GATATGGCTTTCTCCAACCAGAATCCATGGAGGCTGTGGCCAGAAGACAAGAACTGGTCCAGAAGCAAAATATTGCCAG aatggagatggagatgagcgctatttttcagcaaaaagaaatggagaaagctCATCGGAAAGGACTGCTGAGCCTGGAAGCACCTTTCCTTTACCACGGGATGCCGGCCAGTCCCATCGCCTTCCGTggcaggcacaggctgcctgaaGGACACCTTCCCAGTGACTTGTACGTTCATCGGACCACCCTCGACGAAATCCACGGCAACACCATGCTGATGGCCACCAGCCCTTACCCCCCAGTCAGCACCCTGCAAAGGGAGAGGGGCCGCCGGCCGGGGAGGAGAGCTGCAAATCACAAAGCTGCAGATTGCGGGGCCAACGGCACCAAGAGCCAAGCCGAAGACAAAACCACGGACCTCGCTTCCACTGCGGTAGATGAtgagaaagaagacaagaaagaagcagaggtgGAGACGCCAAACAAACttgaacaaagcaaaaaccagACGGAGCCATCTGCAGCTGCCAAGAACTGCAAAGAGTTAGAACAAGGCTTGAGAAAAAACTGTGCTACTCACGAAATCTCTGCTGAAACCAACAGCTGCAACAACACGAGCGAGAAGGAGTCTAATAGCTCGTGTGCTGCGTTTGATGACAAGTACATGTACCCTTCTGCAATCCCATTCTCGGCACTACCGTATGGATTTCCAGTTCCCAGCAACCCACTGCTACCTCCAG GAGCACATGGCCTGATCCTGAACGGAGAAGACATTTCCACCATTGAAGACATTCGCAAGTGGACGGTTGATGATGTGTACAACTTCATCATTAGCCTCCCAGGCTGTTCCGATTATGCCCAG CTATTCAAAGACCACGCGATCGATGGAGAAACCCTCCCCCTGCTAACAGAGGAACATCTCCTAGATACCTTGGGATTAAAACTCGGACCAGCATTAAAAATCCGCTCTCAGGTATTATCAAATGTACCAAAACCAGCAAGTCACAGAGATGTGAGAGATTCAGAAGTTAgcaagatgattttttttccaaacaaaaccacattttttttcttgctgataaGCTCATCACTGTAA